In Archangium violaceum, the following are encoded in one genomic region:
- the uvrA gene encoding excinuclease ABC subunit UvrA: MSEPDVISIRGAKEHNLKNISLEIPKKKLVVFTGVSGSGKSSLAFDTLYAEGQRRYVESLSAYARQFLGQMEKPKYDTIRGLSPTISIEQKAASNNPRSTVGTVTEVHDYLRVLFASVGVQHCPNCGKRVGKQSAQQIVDTLMESPAGTKVMVMAPVVTNRKGEHKDILTEALKRGFTRARVDGKVKGLEERIELDKKSKHDIALVIDRLVLKPEIRTRLTDAVETALREGKGMLILADETGNPASDRIMSELNACHACGLSFGELSPSSFSFNNPLGMCSDCNGLGTKAEMDPDRIVPDPSRSLREGAVEPWASGMNKGEGWTADFVESLAGAFDIDLDTPFAKLPAKAKKIIMYGAEGKRFTVQWGDGGRYEMEWEGLVNKLMRGFKTTTSEAMRTYYQKFFSDKPCPTCDGARLKPESRAVKVHGRSIVELSRQTIGDALRWLKDMQLTETERKIATELLKEIRSRLGFLEDVGLAYLTLDRTASTLSGGESQRIRLASQMGSELTGVIYILDEPSIGLHQRDNGKLLATLKRLRDLGNSVVVVEHDEETMEEADWLVDFGPGAGELGGQVVAEGTPAQVMANEKSSTGAYLSGRKEIEIPEQRRAPGKTKVRIEGAKENNLKDVTVDIPLGLFVAVTGVSGAGKSTLINEILYPAAARALYESREVPGRHKAITGLENLDKVIDIDQRPIGRTPRSNPATYTKLFDSIRDVFAMTPEARAFGYTPGRFSFNIKGGRCEACEGDGVKLVEMHFLADVYVPCEVCHGKRFNDATLRVLYKGKNIAEVLEMSVREAMQHFSAHKDIMRVLQTLEDVGLGYIRLGQSSPTLSGGEAQRIKLARELARVATGRTLYILDEPTTGLHFEDIRKLLHVLNRLVEAGNTVLVIEHNLDVIKSADWVIDLGPEGGAGGGQLLATGTPEQVAEVKESHTGRYLKHVLTKSRKHRVGRRPGTAA, encoded by the coding sequence ATGTCCGAGCCCGACGTCATCTCCATCCGCGGAGCCAAGGAGCACAACCTCAAGAACATCTCCCTGGAGATTCCGAAGAAGAAGCTGGTGGTGTTCACCGGCGTCTCCGGCTCCGGGAAGAGTTCGCTGGCGTTCGACACCCTCTATGCCGAGGGTCAACGCCGCTACGTGGAGAGCCTCTCCGCCTATGCCCGGCAGTTCCTCGGGCAGATGGAGAAGCCCAAGTACGACACCATCCGCGGCCTGTCGCCCACCATCTCCATCGAGCAGAAGGCGGCCAGCAACAACCCGCGCTCCACGGTGGGCACCGTCACCGAGGTGCACGACTACCTGCGCGTGCTCTTCGCCTCGGTGGGAGTGCAGCACTGCCCCAACTGCGGCAAGCGCGTGGGCAAGCAGAGCGCCCAGCAGATCGTCGACACGCTGATGGAGTCGCCTGCGGGCACCAAGGTGATGGTGATGGCGCCCGTGGTCACCAACCGCAAGGGCGAGCACAAGGACATCCTCACCGAGGCGCTCAAGCGCGGCTTCACCCGCGCCCGGGTGGACGGCAAGGTGAAGGGGCTCGAGGAGCGCATCGAGCTGGACAAGAAGTCCAAGCACGACATCGCGCTCGTCATCGACCGGCTGGTGCTCAAGCCCGAAATCCGCACGCGCCTGACGGACGCGGTGGAGACGGCGCTGCGCGAGGGCAAGGGCATGCTCATCCTCGCGGATGAGACGGGCAACCCGGCGAGCGACCGCATCATGAGCGAGCTCAACGCCTGCCACGCGTGCGGCCTGTCCTTCGGCGAGCTGTCGCCCTCCTCGTTCTCCTTCAACAACCCGCTGGGCATGTGCTCGGACTGCAACGGCCTGGGCACCAAGGCGGAGATGGATCCGGACCGGATCGTCCCGGACCCCTCGCGCAGCCTGCGCGAGGGCGCGGTGGAGCCGTGGGCCAGCGGCATGAACAAGGGCGAGGGCTGGACGGCGGACTTCGTGGAGAGCCTGGCCGGGGCCTTCGACATCGATCTGGACACGCCCTTCGCGAAGCTGCCGGCGAAGGCGAAGAAGATCATCATGTACGGCGCCGAGGGCAAGCGCTTCACCGTCCAGTGGGGCGATGGCGGCCGCTACGAGATGGAGTGGGAGGGCCTCGTCAACAAGCTGATGCGCGGCTTCAAGACGACCACGTCCGAGGCGATGCGCACCTACTACCAGAAGTTCTTCAGCGACAAGCCGTGCCCCACGTGCGACGGCGCGCGCCTGAAGCCGGAGAGCCGGGCGGTGAAGGTGCACGGGCGCTCCATCGTGGAGCTGAGCCGGCAGACCATCGGCGACGCGCTGCGCTGGCTCAAGGACATGCAGCTCACGGAGACGGAGCGGAAGATCGCCACCGAGCTGCTCAAGGAGATCCGCAGCCGCCTGGGCTTCCTGGAGGACGTGGGCCTGGCGTACCTGACGTTGGACCGGACGGCGTCCACGCTGTCCGGCGGCGAGAGCCAGCGCATCCGCCTGGCGTCGCAGATGGGCAGCGAGCTGACGGGCGTCATCTACATCCTCGACGAGCCGTCCATCGGCCTGCACCAGCGAGACAACGGCAAGCTGCTGGCCACGCTGAAGCGGCTGCGCGACCTGGGCAACTCCGTCGTCGTGGTGGAGCACGACGAGGAGACGATGGAGGAGGCGGACTGGCTCGTCGACTTCGGGCCGGGCGCGGGTGAGCTGGGCGGCCAGGTGGTGGCCGAGGGCACCCCCGCCCAGGTGATGGCGAACGAGAAGAGCTCCACCGGCGCGTACCTCTCCGGCCGCAAGGAGATCGAAATCCCCGAGCAGCGGCGCGCTCCTGGCAAGACGAAGGTGCGCATCGAGGGCGCGAAGGAGAACAACCTCAAGGACGTGACGGTGGACATCCCGTTGGGGCTGTTCGTGGCCGTCACCGGCGTGTCCGGGGCGGGCAAGTCCACGCTCATCAATGAGATCCTCTACCCCGCCGCCGCGCGCGCCCTGTACGAGAGCCGCGAGGTGCCGGGCAGGCACAAGGCGATTACGGGGCTGGAGAACCTGGACAAGGTCATCGACATCGACCAGCGGCCAATCGGCCGGACACCCCGGAGCAACCCGGCCACGTACACGAAGCTGTTCGACTCCATCCGCGACGTGTTCGCGATGACGCCGGAGGCGCGGGCGTTCGGGTACACGCCGGGCCGCTTCTCCTTCAACATCAAGGGCGGACGCTGCGAGGCGTGCGAGGGCGATGGCGTGAAGCTGGTGGAGATGCACTTCCTGGCGGACGTGTACGTGCCGTGCGAGGTGTGCCACGGCAAGCGCTTCAACGACGCCACGCTGCGGGTGCTCTACAAGGGGAAGAACATCGCCGAGGTGCTCGAGATGAGCGTGCGCGAGGCGATGCAACACTTCAGCGCGCACAAGGACATCATGCGCGTGCTGCAGACGCTGGAGGACGTGGGGCTGGGCTACATCCGGCTGGGGCAGAGCTCCCCTACCCTGTCCGGCGGCGAGGCCCAGCGCATCAAGCTGGCGCGCGAGCTGGCGCGCGTGGCCACGGGCCGCACCCTCTACATCCTCGACGAGCCCACCACGGGTCTGCACTTCGAGGACATCCGCAAGCTTTTGCACGTGCTCAACCGGCTGGTGGAGGCAGGCAACACGGTGCTGGTCATCGAGCACAACCTGGACGTCATCAAGAGCGCGGACTGGGTGATTGATTTGGGCCCCGAGGGTGGCGCGGGCGGTGGTCAGCTGCTGGCCACGGGCACGCCGGAGCAGGTGGCCGAGGTGAAGGAGAGCCACACCGGGCGCTACCTCAAGCACGTGCTGACGAAGTCCCGGAAGCACCGCGTGGGCCGCAGGCCCGGCACGGCAGCCTGA
- a CDS encoding putative metal-binding motif-containing protein: MRRLWMLGLLLSFVACREKAPPEGAVRVTVKYGSYRPVCLRVVANDSQGEVGRVDIPQSRFQNPEARQILVAVFRKADSGRELTLEVSSFAEASEEACSGSLVEQLSSQPIPVPLGDYASFEATLRAKDDDGDTFIAREEGVKGTDCDDGSGEVFPGAAERCSVSVDYDCDGASGCQDSKCQQKACDDGNACTTGDRCEGSGVSAQCKGQAVQCEKSASGCVTASTCSQETGRCVETRKACNAPPTACYESAGACNDATGECEYAVKAASVSCDDSQACTTGDVCNGAGVCQGTQTPCTASSICFRVTGGCTALGNCTEEPDPGKVNTTCMLASGTENGVCRASDGRCSRFPYAPSNFDPDAIPTASILPLATTCNITFNSTTLSWNPTNCVSNPPTPIELPQGNGMVLFALSTLNLNGELRLVGNRPVILAVYGDATLNSNILAHAEGTAPGAGGSLALACEDRRGRGGVFSATWVGGGGGGAGGGTTGGNGATGTGTGSTPGDGGNAGGDVFVPLVGGCSGGSGGGDLGGAGGAGGGAVQLSVARTLTVNQQISASAGGGSGGRFSTTNGGQVGGGGGGGSGGQVLLEAHQLELGSSSRLTANGGGGGEGSGYSAISQANGDVGDDGSRTSANQAAGGTGDSLAGGEGGNGGALNKSPGAGTAGSDVGVGAKGSGGGGGGAVGHIRLRSVRPCTINGSSVISPATNAQCPL; this comes from the coding sequence ATGCGTCGACTCTGGATGTTGGGACTGCTCTTGTCGTTCGTCGCGTGCCGCGAGAAGGCCCCTCCCGAAGGGGCCGTGCGGGTCACGGTGAAGTACGGCTCCTACCGGCCCGTGTGTCTGCGGGTGGTGGCCAATGACTCTCAGGGGGAGGTGGGCCGGGTGGATATCCCTCAGAGCAGGTTCCAGAATCCGGAGGCGAGGCAGATCCTCGTCGCGGTGTTCCGAAAGGCCGACTCAGGACGGGAGCTGACACTGGAGGTGTCCTCCTTCGCTGAGGCCTCGGAAGAGGCGTGCTCCGGCTCGCTGGTGGAGCAGCTTTCCTCGCAGCCCATCCCGGTGCCCCTGGGGGATTACGCCTCGTTCGAGGCGACCCTGCGGGCGAAGGACGATGATGGGGACACCTTCATCGCCCGGGAAGAGGGAGTGAAGGGAACGGACTGCGACGACGGGAGCGGCGAGGTGTTCCCGGGGGCCGCCGAGCGCTGCAGTGTCTCGGTGGACTACGACTGCGACGGTGCCTCGGGCTGCCAGGACTCCAAGTGCCAGCAGAAGGCGTGCGACGATGGCAACGCCTGCACCACGGGCGACCGATGCGAGGGCTCGGGAGTGTCGGCGCAGTGCAAGGGCCAGGCGGTGCAGTGCGAGAAATCCGCTTCGGGCTGCGTCACGGCCTCCACGTGCTCCCAGGAGACGGGCCGGTGCGTCGAGACCCGCAAGGCGTGCAACGCGCCGCCGACGGCGTGCTACGAGAGCGCGGGCGCGTGCAATGACGCCACGGGCGAATGCGAATATGCCGTCAAGGCGGCCTCCGTAAGCTGCGATGACAGCCAGGCCTGCACCACGGGGGATGTGTGTAACGGCGCGGGGGTTTGTCAGGGCACCCAGACCCCGTGCACCGCCTCCAGCATCTGTTTCCGGGTGACCGGAGGCTGTACGGCGCTCGGCAATTGCACCGAGGAGCCGGACCCCGGCAAGGTGAACACCACGTGCATGCTCGCGAGTGGAACCGAGAATGGGGTGTGTCGTGCCTCCGATGGCAGGTGCAGCCGCTTCCCCTACGCTCCGAGCAACTTCGATCCGGATGCCATTCCCACGGCGAGCATTCTTCCCCTGGCCACGACGTGTAACATCACCTTCAACTCGACGACGCTGAGTTGGAACCCCACGAACTGCGTCAGCAATCCGCCCACTCCCATCGAGTTGCCCCAGGGCAACGGGATGGTGTTGTTCGCCTTGTCGACCCTGAATCTGAACGGGGAACTCCGGCTGGTGGGCAACCGCCCCGTCATCCTGGCCGTCTACGGAGATGCCACGCTGAACAGCAACATCCTCGCCCATGCGGAAGGCACGGCACCTGGCGCGGGCGGCAGCCTGGCGCTGGCCTGCGAGGACCGACGTGGCAGGGGGGGAGTGTTCAGCGCGACCTGGGTGGGAGGTGGTGGCGGAGGCGCTGGAGGTGGCACCACGGGGGGTAATGGAGCGACCGGAACGGGTACGGGTTCAACGCCCGGTGATGGCGGGAACGCGGGGGGAGATGTCTTCGTCCCACTCGTCGGAGGTTGTTCGGGAGGGAGTGGGGGCGGCGATCTGGGAGGCGCGGGAGGCGCGGGAGGAGGCGCCGTGCAACTCTCCGTGGCGCGTACCCTCACGGTGAATCAACAGATCTCCGCCAGCGCGGGCGGAGGGAGTGGAGGGCGGTTCAGCACCACCAACGGCGGTCAGGTCGGAGGGGGCGGTGGAGGCGGAAGCGGAGGGCAGGTGTTGCTCGAGGCCCACCAGTTGGAGCTCGGCTCATCAAGCCGGCTGACCGCGAATGGAGGGGGTGGTGGGGAAGGCAGTGGCTATTCCGCCATCAGCCAGGCCAATGGCGACGTGGGGGATGATGGTTCCCGGACCTCGGCGAACCAGGCCGCGGGTGGGACCGGGGACTCCCTGGCAGGTGGAGAGGGCGGCAACGGAGGCGCTCTCAACAAGTCACCCGGTGCTGGCACCGCGGGCAGTGACGTGGGCGTCGGTGCCAAGGGAAGTGGCGGAGGAGGCGGAGGCGCCGTGGGCCACATCCGGCTGAGGTCCGTGAGGCCCTGCACCATCAATGGCTCCAGCGTCATCAGCCCGGCGACCAACGCGCAGTGCCCGCTGTAG
- a CDS encoding tRNA-uridine aminocarboxypropyltransferase gives MSSPVPPRPRCLRCNLPLHLCLCAEIPRVETRTRFLILQHVVEIPKKSNTGRVAALALANARLLTYGAPAEPLDTALLSEPGTWLLYPDGPTAPPDAPAPSQLVVLDASWSQARRMTQRLHALRTLPRLVLPPPAPGTLKLREPTHPSGMSTLDAIARAVAVLEGPEAAAPLERLAALRVQRIAECGTLN, from the coding sequence ATGTCTTCGCCAGTCCCGCCCAGGCCCCGCTGTCTTCGCTGCAACCTTCCGCTGCATCTGTGCCTGTGTGCCGAGATTCCCCGGGTGGAGACACGCACCCGTTTCCTCATCCTCCAGCACGTGGTGGAGATTCCCAAGAAGAGCAACACCGGGAGGGTGGCCGCGCTGGCCCTCGCGAATGCCAGGCTGCTCACCTATGGCGCTCCCGCCGAGCCCCTCGACACCGCGCTGCTCTCCGAGCCCGGCACCTGGCTGCTCTACCCGGATGGCCCCACCGCGCCGCCGGACGCCCCCGCGCCGAGTCAGCTGGTGGTGCTGGACGCGAGCTGGTCGCAGGCGCGGCGGATGACCCAGCGGCTCCACGCGCTGCGGACGCTCCCCCGGCTGGTGCTACCGCCGCCCGCGCCCGGGACGCTCAAGCTCCGCGAGCCCACGCACCCGTCCGGGATGTCCACCCTGGATGCGATTGCCCGCGCGGTGGCGGTGCTCGAGGGACCGGAGGCGGCGGCGCCGCTGGAGCGGCTGGCCGCGCTTCGGGTTCAGCGGATCGCCGAGTGCGGGACGCTGAATTGA
- a CDS encoding DMT family transporter: MPPIPERFRGSPLLVVSSLLFAFMAFFARSVAGRLSVGQVVCARFAIGLVFLALYFPLTGQRPRMGRPGLWALRGLFGGGSVYFYFMAIDRIAVGPASLLNSCWPLCAAILGIFILGERVNGYLATGLVATTVGAGLVIWSTVQDGVGLTLGTGALAGALSAVLSGAAVIALRALRGDTDAASIFLSFCFFGLLFGLPFALQDWRPLSWDMLGPLLGVGLSSVAAQMIFTYAMGYVTAAGGGITTQLTPAFSWLLGALLLGEPLQPLAMVGALVCMSGVLWGTGLAPRLLLPASRPSP; this comes from the coding sequence ATGCCCCCCATCCCCGAGCGCTTCCGCGGCTCGCCCCTGCTCGTCGTCTCCAGCCTGCTCTTCGCCTTCATGGCCTTCTTCGCGCGCTCCGTGGCGGGCCGTCTCTCGGTGGGACAGGTGGTGTGCGCGCGCTTCGCCATCGGGCTCGTCTTCCTCGCGCTTTACTTCCCGCTCACCGGGCAACGGCCGCGCATGGGCCGGCCCGGGCTGTGGGCCCTGCGAGGCCTCTTCGGTGGCGGCTCCGTCTACTTCTATTTCATGGCCATCGACCGGATCGCCGTGGGGCCCGCCTCGCTGCTCAACTCCTGCTGGCCCCTCTGCGCCGCCATCCTCGGCATCTTCATCCTGGGCGAGCGGGTGAACGGGTACCTGGCCACCGGGCTGGTGGCCACCACGGTGGGCGCGGGGCTCGTCATCTGGAGCACGGTGCAGGACGGGGTGGGCCTCACGCTCGGCACCGGGGCCCTGGCCGGGGCGCTGTCCGCCGTCCTCAGTGGCGCGGCCGTCATCGCCCTGCGGGCCCTGCGCGGTGATACCGACGCCGCCTCCATCTTCCTCTCCTTCTGTTTCTTCGGGCTGCTGTTCGGCCTGCCCTTCGCCCTACAGGACTGGCGTCCCCTGAGCTGGGACATGCTGGGGCCGCTGCTTGGCGTGGGCCTGTCCTCCGTGGCCGCTCAGATGATCTTCACCTACGCCATGGGCTACGTGACGGCGGCGGGCGGTGGCATCACCACCCAGCTCACCCCGGCCTTCTCCTGGCTGCTCGGCGCGCTGCTGCTGGGCGAGCCCCTCCAGCCGCTCGCCATGGTGGGTGCATTGGTGTGCATGAGTGGCGTGCTGTGGGGAACGGGCCTGGCTCCTCGCCTATTACTCCCAGCTTCCCGACCTTCACCCTGA